From the Solanum lycopersicum chromosome 10, SLM_r2.1 genome, one window contains:
- the LOC101256236 gene encoding myb-related protein 2 isoform X2 has product MYHHHHQDKSMHPSTRMSVPERHLFLQGGNGNGDSGLVLSTDAKPRLKWTPDLHERFIEAVNQLGGADKATPKSVLKLMGIQGLTLYHLKSHLQKYRLSKNLHGQANASGANKAVAAAGVERISENSATCMSNPSMVPQPNKNIQISEAIQMQIEVQRRLHEQLELRIEAQGKYLQSVLEKAQETLGRQNMETVGLEAVKVQLSEFVSKASNQCLNSPFTDIKELSGFHSQQTQATQPTDRSIDSCLTSRDGSLRDNTMHDNQIGLRPFGFTPSIECKDIENDTRLQQTELRWCDNLKENRRLFSPMNEGREKTFTRETNCNNLSMSIGLQDEKLNGSMNHSDGNFNGTERDVKLFHQVTNRSESVPQRHKSSQEYKLSYFEPKLDLNMHDETDAASSCKQFDLNGFSWS; this is encoded by the exons ATGTACCATCATCACCACCAGGATAAGAGCATGCACCCTTCAACAAGAATGTCTGTTCCTGAACGACATCTGTTCCTGCAAGGTGGAAATGGCAACGGAGATTCAGGGCTTGTCCTATCAACTGATGCTAAGCCAAGATTGAAATGGACCCCGGACCTCCATGAGAGGTTTATAGAAGCAGTTAATCAACTTGGTGGAGCAGACA AAGCCACTCCAAAATCAGTTCTAAAGCTTATGGGGATTCAAGGATTAACCTTGTACCACTTAAAGAGTCATCTTCAG AAATACAGACTAAGTAAGAATCTCCATGGACAAGCAAATGCTAGCGGGGCAAATAAAGCTG TTGCAGCAGCAGGAGTAGAAAGGATATCTGAGAATAGTGCAACATGTATGAGTAATCCAAGCATGGTACCCCAACCAAACAA AAATATTCAAATAAGTGAAGCAATACAAATGCAAATAGAAGTGCAGAGAAGGCTTCACGAGCAGCTTGAG TTACGGATAGAAGCTCAGGGGAAATATCTGCAGTCCGTGCTCGAGAAAGCACAAGAAACTCTTGGAAGACAAAACATGGAAACAGTAGGATTAGAGGCAGTCAAGGTTCAACTATCAGAATTCGTATCCAAAGCATCCAATCAATGCCTGAACTCTCCATTTACGGATATAAAAGAGCTATCAGGATTTCACAGCCAACAAACACAAGCTACACAGCCAACAGATCGTTCAATCGACAGCTGCTTGACCTCTCGTGATGGCTCTTTGAGGGACAACACAATGCATGATAACCAAATTGGATTGAGGCCTTTCGGCTTTACACCATCTATCGAGTGTAAGGATATTGAAAATGATACCAGGCTACAGCAGACTGAACTACGATGGTGTGACAACCTCAAGGAGAACAGAAGATTATTCTCCCCAATGAACGAGGGTAGAGAAAAAACATTCACCCGAGAGACGAACTGCAATAACTTATCAATGAGTATTGGACTTCAAGACGAAAAACTGAATGGAAGCATGAACCACTCTGATGGAAACTTCAATGGAACAGAGAGAGATGTCAAACTATTTCACCAGGTAACCAACAGAAGTGAATCAGTGCCACAGAGGCACAAATCTTCGCAAGAGTATAAGCTGTCATACTTTGAACCTAAACTGGATCTAAACATGCATGATGAAACTGATGCTGCTTCAAGTTGTAAGCAATTTGACCTAAATGGTTTCAGTTGGAGCTGA
- the LOC101256236 gene encoding myb-related protein 2 isoform X1: protein MYHHHHQDKSMHPSTRMSVPERHLFLQGGNGNGDSGLVLSTDAKPRLKWTPDLHERFIEAVNQLGGADKATPKSVLKLMGIQGLTLYHLKSHLQKYRLSKNLHGQANASGANKAAAGVERISENSATCMSNPSMVPQPNKNIQISEAIQMQIEVQRRLHEQLEVQRHLQLRIEAQGKYLQSVLEKAQETLGRQNMETVGLEAVKVQLSEFVSKASNQCLNSPFTDIKELSGFHSQQTQATQPTDRSIDSCLTSRDGSLRDNTMHDNQIGLRPFGFTPSIECKDIENDTRLQQTELRWCDNLKENRRLFSPMNEGREKTFTRETNCNNLSMSIGLQDEKLNGSMNHSDGNFNGTERDVKLFHQVTNRSESVPQRHKSSQEYKLSYFEPKLDLNMHDETDAASSCKQFDLNGFSWS from the exons ATGTACCATCATCACCACCAGGATAAGAGCATGCACCCTTCAACAAGAATGTCTGTTCCTGAACGACATCTGTTCCTGCAAGGTGGAAATGGCAACGGAGATTCAGGGCTTGTCCTATCAACTGATGCTAAGCCAAGATTGAAATGGACCCCGGACCTCCATGAGAGGTTTATAGAAGCAGTTAATCAACTTGGTGGAGCAGACA AAGCCACTCCAAAATCAGTTCTAAAGCTTATGGGGATTCAAGGATTAACCTTGTACCACTTAAAGAGTCATCTTCAG AAATACAGACTAAGTAAGAATCTCCATGGACAAGCAAATGCTAGCGGGGCAAATAAAGCTG CAGCAGGAGTAGAAAGGATATCTGAGAATAGTGCAACATGTATGAGTAATCCAAGCATGGTACCCCAACCAAACAA AAATATTCAAATAAGTGAAGCAATACAAATGCAAATAGAAGTGCAGAGAAGGCTTCACGAGCAGCTTGAG GTACAACGACATTTACAGTTACGGATAGAAGCTCAGGGGAAATATCTGCAGTCCGTGCTCGAGAAAGCACAAGAAACTCTTGGAAGACAAAACATGGAAACAGTAGGATTAGAGGCAGTCAAGGTTCAACTATCAGAATTCGTATCCAAAGCATCCAATCAATGCCTGAACTCTCCATTTACGGATATAAAAGAGCTATCAGGATTTCACAGCCAACAAACACAAGCTACACAGCCAACAGATCGTTCAATCGACAGCTGCTTGACCTCTCGTGATGGCTCTTTGAGGGACAACACAATGCATGATAACCAAATTGGATTGAGGCCTTTCGGCTTTACACCATCTATCGAGTGTAAGGATATTGAAAATGATACCAGGCTACAGCAGACTGAACTACGATGGTGTGACAACCTCAAGGAGAACAGAAGATTATTCTCCCCAATGAACGAGGGTAGAGAAAAAACATTCACCCGAGAGACGAACTGCAATAACTTATCAATGAGTATTGGACTTCAAGACGAAAAACTGAATGGAAGCATGAACCACTCTGATGGAAACTTCAATGGAACAGAGAGAGATGTCAAACTATTTCACCAGGTAACCAACAGAAGTGAATCAGTGCCACAGAGGCACAAATCTTCGCAAGAGTATAAGCTGTCATACTTTGAACCTAAACTGGATCTAAACATGCATGATGAAACTGATGCTGCTTCAAGTTGTAAGCAATTTGACCTAAATGGTTTCAGTTGGAGCTGA
- the LOC101256236 gene encoding myb-related protein 2 isoform X3, which yields MYHHHHQDKSMHPSTRMSVPERHLFLQGGNGNGDSGLVLSTDAKPRLKWTPDLHERFIEAVNQLGGADKATPKSVLKLMGIQGLTLYHLKSHLQKYRLSKNLHGQANASGANKAAAGVERISENSATCMSNPSMVPQPNKNIQISEAIQMQIEVQRRLHEQLELRIEAQGKYLQSVLEKAQETLGRQNMETVGLEAVKVQLSEFVSKASNQCLNSPFTDIKELSGFHSQQTQATQPTDRSIDSCLTSRDGSLRDNTMHDNQIGLRPFGFTPSIECKDIENDTRLQQTELRWCDNLKENRRLFSPMNEGREKTFTRETNCNNLSMSIGLQDEKLNGSMNHSDGNFNGTERDVKLFHQVTNRSESVPQRHKSSQEYKLSYFEPKLDLNMHDETDAASSCKQFDLNGFSWS from the exons ATGTACCATCATCACCACCAGGATAAGAGCATGCACCCTTCAACAAGAATGTCTGTTCCTGAACGACATCTGTTCCTGCAAGGTGGAAATGGCAACGGAGATTCAGGGCTTGTCCTATCAACTGATGCTAAGCCAAGATTGAAATGGACCCCGGACCTCCATGAGAGGTTTATAGAAGCAGTTAATCAACTTGGTGGAGCAGACA AAGCCACTCCAAAATCAGTTCTAAAGCTTATGGGGATTCAAGGATTAACCTTGTACCACTTAAAGAGTCATCTTCAG AAATACAGACTAAGTAAGAATCTCCATGGACAAGCAAATGCTAGCGGGGCAAATAAAGCTG CAGCAGGAGTAGAAAGGATATCTGAGAATAGTGCAACATGTATGAGTAATCCAAGCATGGTACCCCAACCAAACAA AAATATTCAAATAAGTGAAGCAATACAAATGCAAATAGAAGTGCAGAGAAGGCTTCACGAGCAGCTTGAG TTACGGATAGAAGCTCAGGGGAAATATCTGCAGTCCGTGCTCGAGAAAGCACAAGAAACTCTTGGAAGACAAAACATGGAAACAGTAGGATTAGAGGCAGTCAAGGTTCAACTATCAGAATTCGTATCCAAAGCATCCAATCAATGCCTGAACTCTCCATTTACGGATATAAAAGAGCTATCAGGATTTCACAGCCAACAAACACAAGCTACACAGCCAACAGATCGTTCAATCGACAGCTGCTTGACCTCTCGTGATGGCTCTTTGAGGGACAACACAATGCATGATAACCAAATTGGATTGAGGCCTTTCGGCTTTACACCATCTATCGAGTGTAAGGATATTGAAAATGATACCAGGCTACAGCAGACTGAACTACGATGGTGTGACAACCTCAAGGAGAACAGAAGATTATTCTCCCCAATGAACGAGGGTAGAGAAAAAACATTCACCCGAGAGACGAACTGCAATAACTTATCAATGAGTATTGGACTTCAAGACGAAAAACTGAATGGAAGCATGAACCACTCTGATGGAAACTTCAATGGAACAGAGAGAGATGTCAAACTATTTCACCAGGTAACCAACAGAAGTGAATCAGTGCCACAGAGGCACAAATCTTCGCAAGAGTATAAGCTGTCATACTTTGAACCTAAACTGGATCTAAACATGCATGATGAAACTGATGCTGCTTCAAGTTGTAAGCAATTTGACCTAAATGGTTTCAGTTGGAGCTGA
- the LOC101256236 gene encoding myb-related protein 2 isoform X4: MYHHHHQDKSMHPSTRMSVPERHLFLQGGNGNGDSGLVLSTDAKPRLKWTPDLHERFIEAVNQLGGADKATPKSVLKLMGIQGLTLYHLKSHLQKYRLSKNLHGQANASGANKAVAAAGVERISENSATCMSNPSMVPQPNKNIQISEAIQMQIEVQRRLHEQLEVQRHLQLRIEAQGKYLQSVLEKAQETLGRQNMETVGLEAVKVQLSEFVSKASNQCLNSPFTDIKELSGFHSQQTQATQPTDRSIDSCLTSRDGSLRDNTMHDNQIGLRPFGFTPSIECKDIENDTRLQQTELRWCDNLKENRRLFSPMNEGREKTFTRETNCNNLSMSIGLQDEKLNGSMNHSDGNFNGTERDVKLFHQVTNRSESVPQRHKSSQEYKLSYFEPKLDLNMHDETDAASSCKQFDLNGFSWS, encoded by the exons ATGTACCATCATCACCACCAGGATAAGAGCATGCACCCTTCAACAAGAATGTCTGTTCCTGAACGACATCTGTTCCTGCAAGGTGGAAATGGCAACGGAGATTCAGGGCTTGTCCTATCAACTGATGCTAAGCCAAGATTGAAATGGACCCCGGACCTCCATGAGAGGTTTATAGAAGCAGTTAATCAACTTGGTGGAGCAGACA AAGCCACTCCAAAATCAGTTCTAAAGCTTATGGGGATTCAAGGATTAACCTTGTACCACTTAAAGAGTCATCTTCAG AAATACAGACTAAGTAAGAATCTCCATGGACAAGCAAATGCTAGCGGGGCAAATAAAGCTG TTGCAGCAGCAGGAGTAGAAAGGATATCTGAGAATAGTGCAACATGTATGAGTAATCCAAGCATGGTACCCCAACCAAACAA AAATATTCAAATAAGTGAAGCAATACAAATGCAAATAGAAGTGCAGAGAAGGCTTCACGAGCAGCTTGAG GTACAACGACATTTACAGTTACGGATAGAAGCTCAGGGGAAATATCTGCAGTCCGTGCTCGAGAAAGCACAAGAAACTCTTGGAAGACAAAACATGGAAACAGTAGGATTAGAGGCAGTCAAGGTTCAACTATCAGAATTCGTATCCAAAGCATCCAATCAATGCCTGAACTCTCCATTTACGGATATAAAAGAGCTATCAGGATTTCACAGCCAACAAACACAAGCTACACAGCCAACAGATCGTTCAATCGACAGCTGCTTGACCTCTCGTGATGGCTCTTTGAGGGACAACACAATGCATGATAACCAAATTGGATTGAGGCCTTTCGGCTTTACACCATCTATCGAGTGTAAGGATATTGAAAATGATACCAGGCTACAGCAGACTGAACTACGATGGTGTGACAACCTCAAGGAGAACAGAAGATTATTCTCCCCAATGAACGAGGGTAGAGAAAAAACATTCACCCGAGAGACGAACTGCAATAACTTATCAATGAGTATTGGACTTCAAGACGAAAAACTGAATGGAAGCATGAACCACTCTGATGGAAACTTCAATGGAACAGAGAGAGATGTCAAACTATTTCACCAGGTAACCAACAGAAGTGAATCAGTGCCACAGAGGCACAAATCTTCGCAAGAGTATAAGCTGTCATACTTTGAACCTAAACTGGATCTAAACATGCATGATGAAACTGATGCTGCTTCAAGTTGTAAGCAATTTGACCTAAATGGTTTCAGTTGGAGCTGA